In Nocardioides cavernae, a single genomic region encodes these proteins:
- a CDS encoding formylglycine-generating enzyme family protein, with protein MAVDLPGGMFTMGSDAHYPEEAPTHRVRVDAFSIDATTVTNAEFAAFVAETGYVTVAERDPDPADFPDAPAESLQPGSMVFVPTRGPVDLRHLSQWWRWKPGASWRHPRGPTSSVDQLLEHPVVHVAHEDALAYASWVGASLPTEAEWEYAARGGLDGTAYTWGEDARPGGRLMANTWDGPDFPWRSSGESGFLRTAPVGSFPANGYGLFDMAGNVWEWTDDWWTSRHPEDAGSPCCAPENPRGGDLQASYDPAQPQFRVGRKVIKGGSHLCADTYCLRYRPAARRPQPIDTGMSHVGFRCVRRPGPAARRADHA; from the coding sequence ATGGCCGTCGACCTCCCGGGTGGGATGTTCACGATGGGGTCGGACGCCCACTACCCCGAGGAGGCGCCGACCCACCGCGTGCGGGTCGACGCCTTCTCGATCGACGCGACCACGGTGACGAACGCCGAGTTCGCGGCGTTCGTGGCCGAGACGGGGTACGTGACCGTGGCCGAGCGGGACCCCGACCCGGCCGACTTCCCGGACGCGCCGGCCGAGAGCCTGCAACCGGGATCGATGGTCTTCGTCCCCACCCGTGGGCCGGTGGACCTGCGCCACCTCAGCCAGTGGTGGCGCTGGAAGCCCGGCGCCAGCTGGAGGCACCCGCGAGGACCGACGAGCTCCGTCGACCAGCTGCTCGAGCATCCCGTGGTGCACGTCGCACACGAGGACGCGCTGGCCTACGCGTCCTGGGTCGGGGCCTCGCTGCCGACCGAGGCCGAGTGGGAGTACGCCGCCCGCGGCGGCCTCGACGGGACGGCGTACACCTGGGGCGAGGACGCCCGCCCCGGGGGCAGGCTGATGGCCAACACCTGGGACGGCCCCGACTTCCCCTGGCGCAGCTCCGGCGAGAGCGGGTTCCTGCGCACCGCGCCGGTCGGCAGCTTCCCGGCCAACGGCTACGGGCTCTTCGACATGGCCGGCAACGTCTGGGAGTGGACGGACGACTGGTGGACGAGCCGACACCCCGAGGACGCCGGCTCGCCCTGCTGCGCTCCGGAGAACCCGCGCGGTGGCGACCTCCAGGCGAGCTACGACCCGGCACAACCGCAGTTCCGCGTCGGGCGCAAGGTCATCAAGGGCGGCTCCCACCTGTGCGCCGACACCTACTGCCTGCGCTACCGGCCTGCAGCGCGGCGACCCCAGCCGATCGACACCGGCATGAGCCACGTCGGCTTCCGTTGCGTGCGACGACCCGGACCCGCAGCACGAAGGGCCGACCATGCCTGA
- a CDS encoding HAD family hydrolase, which yields MPDDLLPSWRPGPTRDALVAFLDDVLDVPTEERVACLDNDGTLWCERPSYVQLDFFIDTLRSRASEPDFVHTPELDALLGNDTAAMGELGLERIAMALTSLCEGISPEEFTRRVRAFMSVAQHPTLGRPLLRNVYQPMLELIDELRRRDVTVTIVTGGGTEFVRAVSQQLYGVPPEAVVGTLIGYELSRGDDGAPRLLRTGRPAGGANEGAAKVSNIQSQLGRRPLLVAGNSGGDREMLEWAASGPGPSLALLIDHDDADREFAYVSSAETFAEPEPITDVGSRLGWTVVSMAADWATVFPSVAPEH from the coding sequence ATGCCTGACGACCTGCTCCCCTCCTGGCGCCCCGGGCCCACGCGTGATGCGCTCGTCGCGTTCCTCGACGACGTGCTCGACGTGCCGACGGAGGAGCGGGTCGCGTGCCTCGACAACGACGGCACCCTGTGGTGCGAGCGCCCGAGCTACGTCCAGCTCGACTTCTTCATCGACACGTTGAGGTCCAGGGCGTCCGAGCCCGACTTCGTGCACACGCCCGAGCTCGACGCGCTCCTGGGCAACGACACGGCCGCGATGGGTGAGCTCGGCCTGGAACGCATCGCCATGGCCCTGACCAGCCTGTGCGAAGGCATCTCACCCGAGGAGTTCACCCGTCGGGTCCGCGCGTTCATGTCGGTCGCCCAGCACCCGACGCTCGGTCGTCCGCTGCTCCGCAACGTCTACCAGCCGATGCTCGAGCTCATCGACGAGCTCCGACGCCGGGACGTCACGGTCACGATCGTCACCGGCGGCGGGACCGAGTTCGTCCGTGCCGTCAGCCAGCAGCTGTACGGCGTTCCTCCCGAAGCGGTCGTCGGGACGCTGATCGGCTACGAGCTCAGCCGCGGCGACGACGGGGCACCCCGCCTGCTGAGGACCGGTCGCCCGGCCGGCGGGGCCAACGAGGGCGCCGCCAAGGTGAGCAACATCCAGAGCCAGCTGGGCCGCCGCCCGCTCCTCGTCGCGGGCAACTCCGGGGGTGACCGGGAGATGCTGGAGTGGGCGGCGTCCGGCCCGGGCCCCTCGCTCGCCCTGCTGATCGACCACGACGACGCGGACCGCGAGTTCGCCTACGTGAGCAGCGCCGAGACGTTCGCCGAGCCCGAGCCGATCACGGACGTCGGCTCTCGGCTGGGGTGGACGGTGGTCAGCATGGCGGCCGACTGGGCGACCGTCTTCCCGTCCGTGGCGCCCGAGCACTAG
- a CDS encoding glutamate decarboxylase, which yields MTTLSQSAAEALYGNRFLTEKAPSTSFPQTGMRPTDAMRLLGEDLNLEGDPQRNLATFVTTWMEPEAQRIIAENLHRNFIDHAEYPISAEIEQRCVRMLADLFNAPGPTTGCRTQGSSEAIMLGALSLKWKWKERRQAANLPTDRPNLVFGGDVHVVWEKFCRYFDVEPRIVPLEENKYTIGPADVEPHIDENTIGVAAVLGTTFTGHMDDIVGINNLLLDIRNRRDLDVPLHVDGASGGFVWPFLYPDSPWDFRLEQVRSINVSGHKYGLVYPGIGWLVFREESDLAEDLVFYENYLGKLDATFTLNFSTGASMVLAQYYNFVRLGRDGYTYVMKQMQQNAQALASNLRDSGRFEVIGAGEEQLPLVAFRLSGEHTTYDESDIAWQLSAERGWMVPAYTLPPNAERVKIMRALVKETMSREQVERLTRDIADACATLEKKGGTTETERAQTKRGSGY from the coding sequence ATGACGACATTGAGCCAATCAGCAGCCGAAGCGCTGTACGGCAACCGGTTCCTGACGGAGAAGGCGCCCTCGACGTCGTTCCCGCAGACCGGGATGCGCCCGACCGACGCCATGCGGCTCCTCGGCGAGGACCTGAACCTCGAAGGCGATCCGCAGCGCAACCTCGCCACCTTCGTCACGACCTGGATGGAGCCCGAGGCGCAGCGGATCATCGCCGAGAACCTGCACCGCAACTTCATCGACCACGCCGAGTACCCGATATCGGCAGAGATCGAGCAACGCTGCGTCCGGATGTTGGCCGACCTCTTCAACGCCCCGGGTCCCACGACGGGCTGTCGCACCCAGGGGTCGTCCGAGGCGATCATGCTCGGCGCGCTCTCCCTGAAGTGGAAGTGGAAGGAACGCCGTCAGGCCGCGAACCTGCCGACGGACAGGCCGAACCTCGTGTTCGGAGGAGACGTCCACGTCGTGTGGGAGAAGTTCTGCCGCTACTTCGACGTCGAGCCACGCATCGTCCCGCTCGAGGAGAACAAGTACACCATCGGCCCCGCGGACGTGGAGCCGCACATCGACGAGAACACCATCGGCGTCGCAGCCGTCCTGGGCACCACCTTCACCGGCCACATGGACGACATCGTCGGCATCAACAACCTGCTGCTCGACATCAGGAACCGGCGCGACCTGGACGTCCCACTCCACGTCGACGGCGCCAGCGGCGGATTCGTGTGGCCGTTCCTCTACCCCGACTCACCCTGGGACTTCCGCCTCGAGCAGGTGCGCTCCATCAACGTGTCGGGTCACAAGTACGGGCTCGTCTACCCCGGCATCGGCTGGCTGGTCTTCCGCGAGGAGTCCGACCTCGCCGAGGACCTGGTCTTCTACGAGAACTACCTCGGCAAGCTCGACGCCACCTTCACGCTGAACTTCTCGACGGGCGCCTCGATGGTGCTGGCCCAGTACTACAACTTCGTCCGCCTGGGCCGCGACGGCTACACCTACGTGATGAAGCAGATGCAGCAGAACGCCCAGGCGCTGGCGTCCAACCTGCGCGACAGCGGCCGTTTCGAGGTGATCGGCGCAGGTGAGGAGCAGCTGCCGCTGGTGGCCTTCCGGCTCTCGGGCGAGCACACGACGTACGACGAGTCCGACATCGCGTGGCAGCTGTCCGCGGAGCGGGGCTGGATGGTGCCGGCGTACACGCTCCCGCCGAACGCCGAGCGGGTGAAGATCATGCGTGCGCTCGTGAAGGAGACCATGAGTCGCGAGCAGGTCGAACGCCTGACCCGTGACATCGCGGACGCGTGCGCGACCCTCGAGAAGAAGGGCGGGACGACCGAGACCGAGCGCGCGCAGACCAAGCGGGGATCGGGCTACTGA
- a CDS encoding threonine/serine ThrE exporter family protein translates to MVERNETYLACDLALRVGEILLSSGAGAADVTATMLAVTRASGIRGVESDVTYTDLILRHQPSVDAPEVIQVRRVTRREVDYAVLTEVDLIVRDLIAKDITREEARDRVAAAVSSGGRRPRWAITLGWGVMGAGIAITLGGRPVVLALAFLAACAIDRIQRLMAQRRFPDFYQQIAGAATATLIAVAAAGAQMEANPSRVVTAGIVMLLAGIGVMGATQDAITGFPVTASARLLDALLATTGIIGGVTAGLSIGLLLGVDVGTLNPGAVGAQRAGLMVFGAALAAAAYAYASYAPVRALVVVAMLAGLGQAAWLLVDQADLGATFASAVAAVAIGLASAVAGRFRVPPLVIVVPAIVPLLPGLAIYRGLALLADGEDGFPKLVAAAGTAIALAAGVILGQYLSQPLRREARWLETRLSGPRLVGPSRGRKRRA, encoded by the coding sequence GTGGTCGAGCGGAACGAGACCTACCTGGCCTGCGACCTCGCCCTGCGGGTCGGCGAGATCCTGCTGTCGTCGGGCGCGGGCGCTGCTGACGTGACCGCGACCATGCTCGCCGTGACCCGTGCGTCAGGGATCAGAGGGGTGGAGAGCGACGTCACCTACACCGACCTGATCCTGCGCCACCAGCCGAGCGTCGACGCTCCCGAGGTGATCCAGGTCCGGCGGGTGACGCGACGGGAGGTCGACTACGCCGTCCTGACCGAGGTGGACCTGATCGTCCGCGACCTCATCGCGAAGGACATCACGCGGGAGGAGGCCCGCGATCGAGTCGCCGCAGCCGTGTCCAGTGGCGGGCGGCGGCCGCGGTGGGCGATCACGCTGGGTTGGGGGGTGATGGGAGCCGGGATCGCGATCACGCTGGGCGGGCGCCCTGTGGTGCTGGCCCTGGCGTTCCTGGCGGCGTGCGCCATCGATCGGATCCAGCGGCTGATGGCGCAGCGTCGCTTCCCTGACTTCTACCAGCAGATCGCGGGGGCCGCGACGGCCACGCTGATCGCGGTTGCAGCGGCCGGGGCCCAGATGGAGGCCAACCCCTCGCGGGTCGTCACCGCCGGCATCGTGATGCTCCTCGCCGGGATCGGTGTCATGGGTGCGACGCAGGACGCGATCACGGGTTTTCCGGTCACCGCGAGCGCGCGACTGCTGGACGCACTCCTCGCGACCACCGGGATCATCGGGGGTGTCACCGCCGGGCTCAGCATCGGCCTCCTTCTCGGGGTCGACGTCGGAACCCTGAATCCGGGCGCCGTGGGCGCCCAGCGAGCCGGCCTGATGGTCTTCGGCGCCGCCCTGGCGGCCGCGGCCTACGCGTACGCCTCGTACGCACCGGTGCGTGCACTCGTCGTCGTCGCGATGCTGGCTGGCCTGGGTCAGGCGGCGTGGCTGCTCGTCGACCAGGCCGACCTGGGGGCGACGTTCGCCTCCGCGGTCGCTGCGGTTGCCATCGGGCTGGCGTCCGCGGTCGCGGGGCGGTTCCGGGTCCCGCCCCTGGTCATCGTGGTGCCGGCGATCGTGCCACTGTTGCCCGGACTCGCCATCTACCGAGGCCTGGCATTGCTGGCCGACGGCGAGGACGGATTCCCGAAGCTGGTCGCAGCCGCGGGGACGGCGATCGCGTTGGCTGCCGGCGTCATCCTCGGTCAGTACCTCTCACAGCCGCTGCGGCGCGAGGCTCGCTGGCTCGAGACGCGGCTCTCCGGCCCCAGGCTGGTCGGTCCGTCGCGGGGGCGCAAGCGCCGCGCCTGA
- a CDS encoding GlsB/YeaQ/YmgE family stress response membrane protein — MLILAIILFGMIAGALAQMVLGRSMRDVNWTLAILTGLIGSFVGGLLVSLLAGDGLDLRPSGLIGSFVGALLLTLAWGWYDKRRESA; from the coding sequence ATGTTGATCCTCGCCATCATCCTGTTCGGCATGATCGCCGGCGCCCTGGCACAGATGGTGCTCGGCCGGTCGATGCGTGACGTGAACTGGACGCTCGCCATCCTGACCGGCCTGATCGGCTCCTTCGTGGGCGGCCTGCTGGTGAGCCTGCTCGCCGGTGACGGTCTCGACCTCCGCCCCAGCGGCCTGATCGGCTCCTTCGTCGGGGCCCTGCTGCTCACCCTGGCCTGGGGCTGGTACGACAAGCGCCGTGAATCCGCCTGA
- a CDS encoding DUF1269 domain-containing protein, translating into MGTLTVWKFDTADGADNATDILKDMAAQRLLTIHDAATVRWEAGKKKPQTRQLNNLAGAGALGGAFWGMLFGLIFFVPLLGAAIGAASGALAGSLSDVGIDDKFINRLREEVTPGTSALFIMTSDVVVDRVHEAFADSKPELIFTNLSDEQERAIREVFAEA; encoded by the coding sequence ATGGGAACGCTCACCGTCTGGAAGTTCGACACCGCTGACGGCGCCGACAATGCGACGGACATCCTCAAGGACATGGCGGCCCAGCGCCTGCTCACCATCCACGACGCCGCCACCGTCCGATGGGAGGCAGGGAAGAAGAAGCCCCAGACCAGGCAGCTCAACAACCTCGCCGGCGCCGGAGCGCTCGGCGGTGCGTTCTGGGGGATGCTCTTCGGACTGATCTTCTTCGTCCCCCTGCTCGGGGCGGCGATCGGCGCGGCGTCGGGCGCGCTGGCAGGTTCGTTGTCCGACGTCGGCATCGACGACAAGTTCATCAACCGCCTCCGAGAAGAAGTCACCCCCGGCACGTCCGCCTTGTTCATCATGACCTCGGACGTCGTGGTCGACCGGGTGCACGAGGCGTTTGCCGACTCGAAGCCGGAGCTGATCTTCACCAACCTCAGTGACGAGCAGGAGCGCGCGATTCGTGAGGTCTTCGCGGAAGCCTGA
- a CDS encoding histidine kinase N-terminal 7TM domain-containing protein produces the protein MDEPERGRFRVLTLLASLMAGAGLVLAVLAAYVAWRRGTALGWSLAVLLVAVAWWGTAYAVELSADSLVVRSRWGDLKYVGIVTLAPAWLVFVLQYTGRSHLVTRRLVALLAIPPVAALAVLAVPATHDLVRSYSATSGAQDLPNVESGPVFWAIFAYNNLLLIGATVLFVASMVRLARTYRRMALVLLCSALLPWAANILHNLEVGWFALIDLTPFAFILTGGLLVWGLFEERLVDLAPLARSAVVESMVDAVFVLDAFERVVDVNPAAVALAGRTRGELVGRRVRDLMDTSGIAEVGPSGLVLDDEAGGGQRTFDVSQQPLTDIAGRTAGALVVLREVTDRVRDQQRLQQVLDDRSRVAATLQASMVPTRLPAVRGCSLASRYVPAGDGGEIGGDFLDVFPLDGDTWAFVLGDVSGKGAEAAAVSAATRYTLRALAGPTLSPAATLRGVNAVLQAQTESERHSTLVHGHLRPPREHDVPEAPLRIVLSLAGHHWPLVLRTDGQVEEVGTLGTALGLFDDPELHDAEVELMPGEALCVFTDGLVEARRGRDQFGSERVAELLRAHRDLSADELAGAVLDAVRAFHGEELVDDLAMLVVRYDGGVATAANATP, from the coding sequence GTGGACGAGCCCGAGCGCGGGAGGTTTCGGGTGCTGACGCTGCTCGCGAGCCTGATGGCCGGCGCCGGACTGGTGCTGGCCGTGCTGGCGGCGTACGTCGCCTGGCGTCGCGGCACGGCCCTGGGTTGGAGCCTGGCGGTGCTGCTCGTCGCCGTGGCGTGGTGGGGGACCGCCTACGCCGTGGAGCTCTCCGCCGACTCGCTGGTCGTCAGGAGCAGGTGGGGCGACCTGAAGTACGTCGGCATCGTCACGCTCGCGCCCGCCTGGCTGGTCTTCGTCCTGCAGTACACCGGCCGGAGCCACCTGGTCACCCGGCGCCTGGTGGCGCTGCTGGCGATCCCGCCGGTTGCCGCGCTGGCGGTCCTCGCGGTCCCCGCCACGCACGACCTGGTGCGCTCCTACTCCGCGACATCCGGCGCCCAGGACCTTCCGAACGTCGAGTCGGGGCCGGTGTTCTGGGCGATCTTCGCCTACAACAACCTGCTGCTGATCGGCGCGACGGTGCTGTTCGTCGCCAGCATGGTGCGGCTGGCCCGGACCTACCGTCGGATGGCCCTGGTGCTGCTGTGCTCGGCGCTGCTGCCCTGGGCGGCGAACATCCTGCACAACCTCGAGGTCGGCTGGTTCGCGCTCATCGACCTGACGCCGTTCGCGTTCATCCTCACCGGCGGGCTGCTGGTGTGGGGCCTGTTCGAGGAGCGACTCGTGGACTTGGCTCCGCTGGCCCGTAGCGCGGTGGTCGAGAGCATGGTCGACGCCGTCTTCGTCCTCGATGCGTTCGAGCGGGTGGTCGACGTCAACCCGGCTGCCGTCGCCCTCGCGGGCAGGACCCGCGGCGAGCTCGTCGGGAGGCGGGTGCGCGACCTGATGGACACCTCGGGGATCGCGGAGGTCGGCCCGAGCGGGCTCGTCCTGGACGACGAGGCCGGCGGCGGCCAGAGGACCTTCGACGTCAGCCAGCAGCCGCTCACCGACATCGCGGGTCGTACGGCCGGGGCGCTCGTGGTGCTCCGCGAGGTGACCGACCGGGTCCGCGACCAGCAGCGCCTCCAGCAGGTCCTGGACGACCGCTCCCGCGTCGCCGCGACCCTGCAGGCCAGCATGGTGCCGACGAGGCTGCCGGCCGTCCGGGGGTGCTCGCTCGCCAGCCGCTACGTCCCGGCGGGCGACGGCGGCGAGATCGGCGGCGACTTCCTCGACGTCTTCCCGCTGGACGGGGACACGTGGGCCTTCGTGCTCGGTGACGTCAGCGGCAAGGGCGCCGAGGCGGCGGCCGTCAGCGCGGCGACCCGCTACACGCTCCGCGCCCTCGCCGGCCCGACCCTGTCGCCCGCGGCGACGCTGCGCGGGGTCAACGCCGTGCTGCAGGCGCAGACCGAGTCCGAACGGCACAGCACGCTCGTGCACGGGCACCTGCGACCACCCCGCGAGCACGACGTGCCCGAGGCGCCGCTGCGCATCGTCCTCTCCCTGGCTGGCCACCACTGGCCGCTGGTCCTGCGGACCGACGGCCAGGTCGAGGAGGTCGGCACGCTCGGCACCGCGCTCGGCCTGTTCGACGATCCCGAGCTGCACGACGCCGAGGTCGAGCTCATGCCCGGCGAGGCGCTGTGCGTCTTCACCGACGGCCTGGTGGAGGCGCGTCGCGGCCGGGACCAGTTCGGCTCCGAGCGGGTCGCCGAGCTGCTGCGCGCGCATCGCGACCTCTCCGCCGACGAGCTGGCCGGGGCCGTGCTCGACGCCGTCCGCGCCTTCCACGGCGAGGAGCTCGTCGACGACCTCGCGATGCTCGTGGTCAGGTACGACGGCGGGGTCGCGACCGCCGCGAACGCAACGCCCTGA
- a CDS encoding transporter substrate-binding domain-containing protein: MPPTPPTDRVAPTGRLRVVINLGNPVLAQGTHDEPRGVTVAIARAVADWLGVPLELVCVDAAREAYAAICDGRVDLCFLADEPAREEGVAFTGPYVLIEGVHVTDADSPLQSSTEVDRDGIRVGVREGSAYDLFLTRTLEHAEVVRAAEATDVFEEQGLDAAAGVRQPMEDYVAATGRRILEPAFMEIRQSVGLPRTLDREVVAAVASFVEELKASGFVRDELARSGVEATVAPPA; this comes from the coding sequence ATGCCACCCACCCCGCCCACCGACCGCGTCGCACCGACCGGCAGGCTCCGCGTCGTCATCAACCTCGGCAACCCGGTGCTCGCCCAGGGCACCCACGACGAGCCGAGGGGCGTCACCGTCGCCATCGCCCGCGCCGTCGCGGACTGGCTGGGCGTCCCGCTCGAGCTGGTGTGCGTCGACGCGGCGCGCGAGGCGTACGCCGCCATCTGCGACGGTCGCGTCGACCTGTGCTTCCTGGCCGACGAGCCGGCACGCGAGGAGGGTGTCGCCTTCACCGGCCCCTACGTGCTGATCGAGGGCGTCCACGTCACGGACGCGGACTCCCCGCTGCAGTCCTCGACCGAGGTGGACCGCGACGGGATCCGCGTGGGCGTTCGCGAGGGGTCGGCGTACGACCTCTTCCTCACCCGCACCCTGGAGCACGCGGAGGTCGTCCGCGCGGCAGAGGCGACCGACGTGTTCGAGGAGCAGGGGCTCGATGCCGCGGCGGGCGTGCGCCAGCCGATGGAGGACTACGTCGCTGCCACCGGCCGACGCATCCTCGAGCCGGCCTTCATGGAGATCCGGCAGTCGGTCGGCCTGCCCCGCACGCTCGACCGCGAGGTCGTCGCGGCCGTGGCGTCGTTCGTCGAGGAGCTCAAGGCCTCCGGCTTCGTGCGCGACGAGCTCGCGCGCAGCGGGGTCGAGGCAACGGTGGCTCCACCAGCCTGA
- a CDS encoding CPBP family intramembrane glutamic endopeptidase, with product MATTSHPTDTSSGAGQQLRHGQLTARSVWRFFAATFVLSWGLGALVVTFMDEVESWFGPMGYTNPAFILMVYAPGLIGVFMVWRHYGVGGLRAFFRRFTLWRMNAGWWLLLLLGMPAVFYGGAVVAGTADDFPFDPWYGVLPALLPAFLIGPIEELGWRGVALPLLQRRFAPLWAGLILGLVSATWHAPAFLMSGTKQSAWSFWPYFFGVIAIGLILTAMFNAAGGSLLVAFLFHAQMNGPAWPDAQPWDMLGFVVVAAVVVWANRATMLSRLSGSTEVLLVPDSDPRPRAVSG from the coding sequence ATGGCCACGACATCTCACCCGACAGACACCTCGTCAGGCGCCGGCCAGCAACTCCGGCACGGACAGCTGACCGCGCGCTCGGTGTGGCGCTTCTTCGCTGCCACCTTCGTCCTGAGCTGGGGCCTCGGGGCGCTCGTGGTCACCTTCATGGACGAGGTCGAGTCGTGGTTCGGGCCGATGGGCTACACCAACCCGGCCTTCATCCTGATGGTCTACGCCCCCGGCCTCATCGGCGTCTTCATGGTGTGGCGGCACTACGGGGTCGGCGGGCTGCGGGCGTTCTTCCGCCGGTTCACGCTGTGGCGGATGAACGCCGGCTGGTGGCTGCTGCTGCTCCTCGGCATGCCGGCCGTCTTCTACGGCGGTGCCGTGGTCGCCGGCACGGCCGACGACTTCCCGTTCGACCCCTGGTACGGGGTGCTGCCTGCCCTGCTGCCGGCGTTCCTCATCGGACCGATCGAGGAGCTCGGCTGGCGCGGTGTTGCGCTCCCCCTGCTGCAGCGCCGGTTCGCGCCGCTGTGGGCGGGACTCATCCTGGGGCTCGTGTCCGCGACGTGGCACGCACCGGCGTTCCTCATGTCCGGCACGAAGCAGTCGGCGTGGAGCTTCTGGCCCTACTTCTTCGGGGTGATCGCGATCGGGCTCATCCTGACCGCCATGTTCAACGCGGCGGGCGGGAGCCTGCTGGTCGCGTTCCTCTTCCACGCGCAGATGAACGGCCCCGCATGGCCCGACGCTCAACCGTGGGACATGCTCGGATTCGTCGTCGTCGCGGCCGTCGTGGTCTGGGCGAACCGCGCCACGATGCTGAGCAGGCTCAGCGGATCCACGGAGGTCCTGCTCGTCCCCGACAGCGACCCCCGGCCCCGGGCCGTCAGCGGGTGA